Proteins from a single region of Acanthochromis polyacanthus isolate Apoly-LR-REF ecotype Palm Island chromosome 11, KAUST_Apoly_ChrSc, whole genome shotgun sequence:
- the prrc2a gene encoding LOW QUALITY PROTEIN: protein PRRC2A (The sequence of the model RefSeq protein was modified relative to this genomic sequence to represent the inferred CDS: inserted 1 base in 1 codon) has protein sequence MSERSGQTAKGKEGKTKYASLNLFDTYKGKSLETQKPVVPPRHGLQSLGKVASARRMPPPANLPSLKAENKGNDPNVSLVPKDGTGWASKQEQADPKSTDALSAPQPESQQPVASQIPAPTRPRTPPASEALAPASTQAVGARSWAQASVTHGTQGDGGKGSNLPSPFSREEFPTLQAAGDQDKAGKEQGTADQWYGPGPSLRPQNVTSWRDGGGRALAPTLSGEGAAEGGTGGALVMDGAAGVPPSNAQNHGPPRNPPAGSPALPLPQPPVGPGFPQYRGIMPPFMYPPYLPFPAPYGPQGPYRYPPPGEGPAPRFSRGPGGPDGRPQGGPRDAGGEVVKRPSILKQDDLKELDELDHDGDEGWAGAHEEIDYSAKLKFSDDEGDEEGEEERTESKSDSREQQRSQDAPATSHSRGSDSGGDTRRTPPSNADNGPQPPSSKPGWAEEGGSGWTGQGAPPNYQGRRPGLGGPREQPSPPPGPLLGQGPYSFYRQDRPHNQGAPLGPGKAAPVQHPPAGGPTPPPQPGLLVHGSQGDDEDETWRQRRKQSSSEISAAVERARRRREEEERRMEEERRAACAEKLKRLDEKQQQQQGSSSGGGGSGSKTPSLDGNSTAATAGSPSPSLSASASSPNISQPPSPCVDAEEPPVLAVQPGPGGSDRQRASSNSSYDGADVQQCSQPAVPQQPTLDVPPPGESKEEPMGSPHIRTGGAGERVDPVKIENVGGGAGRQAGGPSGQGYSKYQKSLPPRFQRQQQEQLLKQQQQWQQQQQQQHSQASQSQLSPRPRXQQGPSPGSTPQPGPGPKQGGPLYQAGNMVRPPPLPMNFDPRWMMMPYMDPRMMQGRPPPMDYYSAGMHPSGLIGRERSDSGGSGSDPFDRQQQQHPGHPHRGTPPMDPKLAWGPEVFPGGGENRGLTSPLRQKQGLEDDDVAKGPRSDTPPHRMRDGGLGPIQQPSSTSGTSNQTPPPVGTQVAAQGGSHHPHHYMGGRGNYSNFPDQGGRMPPHQQQQRGGDRGNQPHGFTHQDEGPPRGSQQGQIWGGPHPHYDRNSRADLPPVDSNSHLHHHHGHHPQQPHFPLHPHKPESSRDRVGDTPAKKTDSSPPLHQPSLSSSCSSSSSSSSAREDGGVKVALHHHPPQREGDAAVGHSLNERGSSGNAGSSHVKQEKAGPAYPPHSTIASSPPPAQHGGHNQPQQQQHPHPKSSQRGGREHKTETQWGPRPGSSNMGVGSSHGRRTNNAGGGNNSRGGDDSSNTPSDHKPSNQTGGSNASKRAGPIKKPVLKEIKRDGGEVDGGEKPSQGFGKDKEQDGGQSTSKQESSQNTSAPSKDEPTQTAKPRNGGKERSSGGGGPGRGPKDVDANSSGFSGSRRDRDRSFERGGNPAHHHGVPAKGNRASRGRGGEFYGRGRGFRGTYTASAGPTGGSRGRMGGRSGRDYRASVGGGGHHQEPKAEGAGGRHGQDRSQHNPARARNRSETRSEGSEYEEIPKRRRERGSETGSESGGSDLGHSDKEDNQKPNTKNGSDSANTAATANISSAPPRGSQARVFTPRGVPSRRGRGGGGGGGNIFRSSGNMGGSAGGHRVGPNSVSHGGSSKSSASARKQQGPPQSSGPKDSGRGGNAGEKKDKIADGGQPQNQGTTPPQPSIPAAPPAALSSTENGGVVAQQAPTNSASNSGGPNTLPLPANRGFPPGGFERPPRRRRHGRSQHQQDKPPRFRRLKERENAARINGGVGVIGGGRPSSPSLNSVQDSNGAPASAPVSGNAQNANHNATLTTNNNNNSSSGGGGGHLSNANSHHHHHYNQSNAPTHPQHPHSHGAKSPDFTNQNSDQANEEWETASESSDFTEFRDREGGGGKSFSSHHHHHLGRGGGGGGGGGLVERDVAGKEPSANKRSFSSQRPGMERQNRRVNTGGAGGGGGGRGPRGPPGGGSGGPGNGGGGGGNRGEKRGNWPSPKNRK, from the exons ATGTCAGAGCGCTCTGGGCAAACTGCAAAGGGGAAGGAAGGCAAAACCAAGTATGCGTCTCTCAACCTGTTTGATACATACAAAGGAAAGAGCCTTGAAACACAAAAGCCTGTTG TTCCCCCCCGCCATGGCCTGCAGTCTCTTGGTAAAGTTGCCTCCGCGCGGCGCATGCCACCCCCTGCCAACCTGCCCAGTCTGAAGGCAGAGAACAAAGGCAACGATCCCAACGTCTCGCTCGTTCCCAAAGACGGCACAGGATGGGCAAGCAAACAGGAACAAGCAGACCCAAAGAG TACCGATGCATTGTCAGCACCGCAGCCGGAATCGCAGCAGCCTGTGGCTTCACAGATACCTGCACCGACCCGCCCGAGAACCCCGCCAGCTTCAGAG GCTCTGGCCCCAGCTTCAACCCAGGCCGTAGGGGCAAGGTCCTGGGCTCAGGCCAGTGTTACACATGGAACCCAAGGGGATG GTGGAAAGGGATCAAACCTACCGTCGCCATTCTCTCGCGAGGAATTTCCCACCCTGCAGGCGGCTGGCGACCAGGACAAAGCTGGCAAAGAACAGGGCACTGCAGATCAGTGGTATGGGCCCGGACCAAGCCTCCGCCCCCAGA ACGTTACAAGTTGGCGGGACGGTGGGGGCCGAGCCCTGGCGCCCACCCTGTCTGGGGAGGGGGCAGCAGAGGGTGGCACTGGTGGAGCTCTGGTGATGGATGGGGCAGCTGGGGTCCCCCCTTCAAACGCTCAGAACCACGGGCCACCTAGGAACCCTCCTGCAGGCAGCCCTGCCCTGCCCCTGCCCCAGCCCCCTGTGGGGCCCGGGTTCCCACAATATCGAGGAATCATGCCTCCCTTC ATGTATCCTCCCTATTTGCCCTTCCCAGCACCCTATGGCCCTCAGGGGCCCTACAGGTACCCGCCACCTGGGGAAGGGCCTGCTCCAAG GTTCTCTCGGGGGCCCGGTGGTCCTGACGGACGGCCACAGGGCGGCCCACGCGATGCAGGTGGAGAGGTGGTGAAGCGACCCTCCATCCTAAAGCAGGACGACCTGAAGGAGCTGGATGAGCTGGACCACGACGGAGACGAGGGATGGGCAG GAGCTCATGAGGAGATTGATTACTCCGCCAAGTTGAAGTTCAGTGACGATGAAGGAGatgaggagggagaagaggagagaaCCGAGAGCAAGAGCGACTCACG TGAGCAGCAGAGGTCCCAGGATGCACCTGCAACGTCTCACTCTCGAGGCTCAGACAGCGGCGGAGACACCCGTCGCACTCCTCCCTCTAATGCTGACAACGGCCCCCAACCACCCTCCAGCAAGCCAGGATGGGCCGAGGAGGGAGGCAGCGGCTGGACGGGACAGGGAGCTCCACCCAACTACCAG GGGCGTAGGCCTGGATTGGGTGGTCCTCGGGAGCAGCCCTCCCCCCCACCTGGGCCGCTCCTCGGACAAGGGCCTTACTCCTTTTACCGACAG GACCGCCCCCACAACCAGGGCGCCCCTCTTGGCCCGGGGAAAGCTGCCCCTGTCCAGCATCCACCTGCAGGAGGCCCCACCCCTCCTCCCCAGCCAGGCCTGCTGGTCCACGGCTCCCAGGGCGACGATGAGGATGAAACTTGGCGTCAGCGCAGGAAGCAGTCGTCCTCCGAGATCTCTGCTGCCGTGGAGCGAGCCCGACGCCGtcgtgaggaggaggagcgtaggatggaggaggagaggcgtGCAGCCTGCGCCGAGAAGCTGAAGAGGCTGgatgaaaagcagcagcagcagcagggcagCAGCTCAGGAGGAGGTGGTAGCGGCAGTAAAACCCCCAGCCTGGATGGAAACTCTACAGCTGCCACAGCAGGCAGCCCCAGTCCATCTCTCTCTGCTTCAGCTTCCTCCCCTAACATCAGCCAGCCTCCTTCTCCCTGTGTGGACGCTGAGGAGCCTCCAGTGCTGGCCGTCCAGCCCGGGCCTGGAGGAAGTGACCGTCAGCGagccagcagcaacagcagctatGACGGTGCAG ATGTCCAGCAGTGTTCCCAGCCAGCTGTGCCACAGCAGCCCACACTGGATGTACCTCCACCAGGAGAGAGTAAGGAGGAGCCCATGGGCAGTCCTCACATCCGTACAGGAGGTGCAGGTGAAAGAGTTGATCCAGTGAAGATTGAGAACGTTGGAGGAGGAGCAGGTCGTCAGGCTGGTGGTCCTTCTGGCCAGGGTTACTCAAAATACCAGAAGTCTCTTCCACCTCGATttcagaggcagcagcag GAGCAGctcctgaagcagcagcagcagtggcaacaacaacagcagcagcagcacagccagGCCTCACAGAGCCAGCTGTCCCCCAGACCCA CTCAGCAGGGGCCTTCTCCGGGTTCAACACCCCAGCCGGGACCTGGACCTAAGCAGGGTGGTCCTCTGTACCAAGCCGGAAACATGGTCCGACCTCCACCCCTGCCAATGAACTTTGACCCACGCTGGATGATGATGCCCTACATGGACCCCCGCATGATGCAGGGTCGCCCTCCACCCATGGATTACTATTCAGCTGGCATGCATCCGTCTG GGCTAATTGGGCGTGAGCGGTCCGATTCAGGAGGATCTGGTTCAGACCCCTTCgaccggcagcagcagcagcatccaggGCACCCTCACCGTGGGACCCCCCCTATGGATCCTAAGCTGGCCTGGGGGCCGGAGGTGTTCCCTGGTGGTGGGGAGAACCGTGGGCTAACGTCTCCCCTCAGGCAGAAGCAGGGATTGGAGGATGACGACGTGGCCAAAGGGCCCAG gAGTGACACTCCTCCACATCGCATGAGAGACGGTGGACTGGGACCCATCCAGCAGCCCAGCTCCACATCTGGAACATCCAATCAGACTCCTCCTCCTGTTGGCACTCAAGTTGCCGCCCAGGGGGGCAGCCACCACCCTCATCACTACATGGGGGGACGGGGCAACTACAGCAACTTCCCCGATCAGGGGGGTAGGATGCCTccccaccagcagcagcagagaggggGTGATAGAGGAAACCAGCCGCATGGTTTCACCCATCAGGATGAAGGCCCTCCTCGGGGGTCCCAGCAGGGCCAGATATGGGGGGGTCCGCATCCTCACTACGATCGTAACAGTCGTGCAGATCTCCCTCCTGTCGACAGCAACTctcacctccaccaccaccacggcCACCACCCCCAGCAGCCTCACTTCCCCCTCCACCCTCACAAGCCAGAAAGCAGCCGTGACAGGGTCGGCGACACCCCCGCCAAGAAGACCGACTCTTCCCCGCCTCTCCACCAACCTTCCCTCTCATCTTCctgctcttcttcctcttcctcctcttctgccAGAGAGGATGGTGGTGTTAAAGTGGCCCTCCATCACCACCCACCGCAGAGAGAGGGCGACGCTGCTGTCGGGCACAGTCTGAATGAAAGAGGCAGCAGCGGGAACGCCGGCAGCAGCCATGTGAAGCAGGAGAAGGCCGGCCCGGCGTACCCTCCCCATTCCACCATCGCCTCCAGCCCACCTCCTGCTCAGCATGGCGGCCATAAtcagcctcagcagcagcagcaccccCATCCCAAATCAAGCCAAAGAGGAGGACGGGAGCACAAGACGGAGACGCAGTGGGGTCCACGGCCAGGCAGCAGCAATATGGGTGTGGGGTCCTCACATGGCAGGAGGACCAACAATGCAGGAGGTGGGAACAATTCCCGAGGAGGAGACGACTCCTCCAACACTCCGTCAGACCACAAACCCTCCAACCAGACCGGAGGCAGCAACGCCAGCAAGAGAGCCGGGCCCATTAAGAAGCCAGTACTGAAAGAAATCAAGAGAGACGGAGGGGAGGTGGACGGAGGAGAGAAACCAAGCCAAGGGTTTGGAAAAGATAAAGAGCAAGATGGTGGCCAGTCCACCTCCAAACAGGAAAGCTCACAGAACACATCAGCTCCATCTAAAGACGAGCCCACCCAGACAGCCAAACCCAGGAACGGAGGCAAAGAACGATCCTCAGGTGGAGGAGGACCAGGTAGAGGGCCCAAAGATGTAGACGCCAACTCATCTGGCTTCTCAGGGTCCAGGAGGGACAGAGACCGCTCCTTTGAACGAGGAGGAAACCCCGCCCACCACCACGGAGTCCCAGCCAAAGGCAACAGAGCCAGCCGGGGACGAGGGGGGGAGTTCTACGGGCGGGGCCGTGGTTTCCGGGGCACGTACACGGCCAGCGCTGGACCTACAGGTGGCAGCCGGGGCAGGATGGGTGGCAGGAGTGGCAGAGACTACCGAGCATCAGTTGGTGGAGGAGGCCACCATCAGGAACCCAAGGCTGAAGGAGCTGGAGGCCGGCATGGTCAGGACCGGTCTCAGCATAATCCAGCCAGGGCCAGAAACCGCAGTGAAACCCGCAGTGAGGGTTCAGAGTACGAAGAAATCCccaagaggaggagggagaggggcTCAGAAACCGGCAGCGAGAGCGGAGGCAGTGATCTGGGACATTCAGACAAAGAAGACAACCAGAAACCCAACACCAAGAACGGCTCTGACAGCGCCAACACCGCTGCCACCGCAAACATTTCATCTGCACCACCTAGAGGCTCCCAGGCCCGGGTCTTCACCCCCAGGGGTGTGCCCTCCAGGAGGGGCAGGGGtgggggaggtggaggagggaaTATCTTCAGGAGCAGTGGCAACATGGGAGGATCAGCTGGAGGACACCGGGTTGGACCCAACTCGGTGTCTCACGGTGGGTCCTCCAAGTCCTCAGCTTCAGCCAGGAAACAGCAAGGTCCTCCTCAGAGCTCTGGGCCCAAAGACTCAGGCCGAGGAGGGAACGCAGGAGAGAAGAAGGACAAGATAGCTGATGGAGGTCAACCTCAGAACCAGGGGACCACCCCCCCTCAGCCGTCTATACCTGCTGCCCCCCCTGCTGCCCTCAGCTCCACGGAGAACGGAGGAGTTGTAGCCCAGCAGGCACCCACCAACTCTGCATCAAACTCTGGAGGGCCGAACACTCTCCCACTCCCTGCCAACCGGGGGTTCCCTCCCGGCGGGTTTGAGCGACCCCCCAGGCGCCGCCGTCACGGGCGTTCCCAGCACCAGCAGGACAAGCCGCCCCGCTTCCGCAGGCTGAAGGAGCGAGAGAACGCCGCTCGGATCAACGGAGGAGTGGGGGTGATCGGGGGAGGACGgccctcctctccttccctgAATTCAGTCCAGGACAGTAACGGAGCGCCGGCCTCTGCTCCCGTCAGCGGGAACGCCCAGAACGCCAACCACAACGCCACACTAACaactaacaacaacaacaacagcagcagcggtGGAGGGGGGGGGCATCTGAGCAACGCAAACagccaccaccatcaccactaCAACCAGAGCAAcgcccccacccacccacagcACCCCCACAGCCACGGAGCCAAGTCCCCCGACTTCACCAACCAGAACTCAGACCAGGCCAACGAGGAGTGGGAGACGGCCTCAGAGAGCAGCGACTTCACCGAGTTCAGAGAccgggagggaggaggaggaaagtcGTTCTCTtctcaccatcaccaccacctgggcagaggaggaggaggaggtggagggggtgGTCTGGTGGAGCGAGACGTGGCGGGAAAAGAGCCCTCCGCCAATAAGAGGAGCTTCTCCAGCCAGCGTCCTGGCATGGAGCGGCAGAACCGGAGGGTGAACACCGGAGGAGCTGGAGGCGGAGGGGGAGGCCGGGGTCCTCGTGGGCCGCCTGGAGGAGGCTCCGGTGGGCCCGGCAACGGCGGCGGTGGTGGCGGCAACCGTGGAGAAAAGCGTGGAAACTGGCCGTCACCGAAGAACAGGAAGTGA